One Penaeus monodon isolate SGIC_2016 unplaced genomic scaffold, NSTDA_Pmon_1 PmonScaffold_83, whole genome shotgun sequence genomic window carries:
- the LOC119571841 gene encoding zinc finger protein 83-like: MRTVGTIVNEMGIDRCTRKVFKRIHNEKWKTHLVHIKKTPCSSCEICNKDFTEQSYLVRHIRVHIKEKRYSCELCNKIFAKKCLIRRRRVHTNEKPYSCKICSKAFSQTSHVVGHMRAIRVEDYNAMSSAQSR, from the exons ATGAGGACTGTGGGAACAATTGTTAATGAGATGGGAATTGACCGATGCACaaggaaagtttttaaaaggatACACAACGAAAAGTGGAAAACACATTTAGTACATATAAAGAAGACACCTTGCagcagctgtgagatttgcaacaaggatTTCACTGAGCAAAGTTATCTAGTAAGGCACATAAGAGTACATATAAAGGAAAAGCGATACAGCTGTGAGCTTTGCAACAAAATCTTCGCCAAGAAATGTCTAATAAGGCGCAGAAGAGTCCATACAaatgagaagccatacagctgtaagATTTGCAGCAAGGCCTTCTCTCAGACAAGTCATGTAGTagggcacatgaga GCAATCAGAGTAGAAGACTATAATGCCATGTCATCTGCACAGTCCAGGTAA
- the LOC119571840 gene encoding zinc finger protein 468-like, which yields MSQRRACTRNSGDLKSTLHCCEICNKDFTEQSYLVRHIRVHIKEKRYSCELCNKIFPKKSLIRHRRVHTNEKPYSCKICSKAFSQTSHVVGHMRHTGGHSPREATQCQLTGAPSALVCIME from the exons atgagtCAGAGGCGGGCTTGCACTCGCAACTCTGGAGATCTCAAGAGCACTCTCCACTG ctgtgagatttgcaacaaggatTTCACTGAGCAAAGTTATCTAGTAAGGCACATAAGAGTACATATAAAGGAAAAGCGATACAGCTGTGAGCTTTGCAACAAAATCTTCCCTAAGAAAAGTCTAATAAGGCACAGAAGAGTCCATACAaatgagaagccatacagctgtaagATTTGCAGCAAGGCCTTCTCTCAGACAAGTCATGTAGTagggcacatgaga CACACTGGAGGACACTCGCCAAGAGAAGCCACACAGTGTCAGTTGACTGGGGCCCCCAGTGCCCTAGTGTGTATTATGGAGTAG